In Streptobacillus felis, the sequence ATAATTATACAACATTTGATATATATATGTAAATGCTTCTAATACTTATCTAAGAGATAGATAATAGGAATTTAAAGAAAAAATATATCATTATAGATAAAACTAAAAATGTAAAAATAAAGCAACCAAGACAAGACCAAGAATTTTCTGATATAAAGCCTAGTATTATTAAAACAATCAAGGCTATCCAAAAATATGGAGTTAAAAATATAGCTGCTATAAAAGAAAAAAGTACACCTATTGCACTAAAAAATATACTACCTACACCTATAATAATAACTAAAATTAATGCTATTATTATACCCAAAATTATACACATATTAATTACCTCCATATTTATTATACTATATGATATTTCACTTTTCAACTGTAATAAGTTTGAATATTTTTTATTTTAATGATATAATCAAGTATATTAATTTTAGGAGAAAATATATGGTTAATTTAAGTTGTAATGCAATAATACCTGATGGTCCATTAAAACCTGTTGAAGAAATAGAAGAAAGTATTAGAACTACTTTTAGAAAAGATATATACATTAAATTCTTAGGTGCTATTTTAGAATATGGACTAATAAGTAATGGAGATAAAATAGCTATTGCAGTTTCAGGGGGTAAAGATTCACTACTTTTAGTTAAATTATTCCAAGAATTGAAAAAAGATAAGAGATTTAATTTTGAATTTAAAGCTATAAGTTTAAATCCTGGTTTTAGAGAAGAAGATTTAGAACATTTTAAATTTAATTTGAAAGAATTAAATATAGATTGCGAAATAATAGACACTAACATTTGGAAGATAGCAAATGAAATGGCTAATGAATATCCATGTTTTCTATGTGCTAAAATGAGGAGAGGTATACTTTATAAAAATATTGAAAAAATGGGATATAACAAACTTGCTCTGGGTCATCATTTTGATGATGTGATTGAGACAACTCTTATAAATTTATTTTATGGTGGTACTTTAAAAACTATGTTACCAAAAATGCCATCTACTTCAGGTAACTTAACTCTAATTAGACCTATGGTAAATGTACAAGAAGAAGATATAATTAAATTTACTAAAAAAAATGGTATAAGAGCAATGAATTGTGGTTGTGTAATAGAAGCAGGAAAAACTTCAAGTAAGAGAAAAGAAATTAAGGATATGCTAGAGAATCTAGAAAAAAATAATCCTGGACTAAAACAAAAAGTATTTAAATCTATGGAAAATATAAATCTTGATTATGTATATGGTTATAAGACTAAAACTGAAAAATTTCATATTAGAGAAAATAACAAAAAATAACATGCACTAAAAAAGTACATGTTATTTTTTATAATTTAATATATCTCATTCTCATAGCATTTAATACTGCAATTATAGTAACTCCAACATCTGCAAATACAGCAACCCACATAGACATAAAGTTAAATATTCCAAAAAATATTACTATTAATTTAATTAAAATTATAAATATAAGATTTTGTAACACTATCATTTTCATTTTATTTGAAATACTTTTTAAAGTAGAAATTTTTATCAGACTATCTGTATTTAGAACTATATCTGCTGTATTAATTGTAATATCTTGCCCTATATTCCCCATTGCAACCCCAACATCAGAAGCTGCTATTACAGGAGCATCATTAATTCCATCTCCAACAAACAAAATCTTTTTATTTTCTTTTTCTTTAATTAAAATATCTAACTTATCCTCTGGTAAAAGATTTGAATATACTCTATCTAATCCTAATACATCGCTTACTTCTTTAGCTGAATTTTCATTATCACCTGTTAACATTACTATATCTCTAATTCCATTTTCTCTTAATAAATTTATAGCTTCTTTAGTATCTTCTTTAATTCTATCCTTTATTACAAAAAGTGCAACAAATATATTATCAATAGCAACATATACTAAAGTTGAATTCTTTTCATCCAAGAAATATGTATTAGGTATAATAATATTATTTCTTTCTAACAATTGTTTTTTCCCTATAACTATTTTTCTATCTTCAAAGAGTACTTCTATCCCTAATCCAGGCATATCCTTACTCTCTATAATAACTTTATTTTTAGCAAAAACATTCCTTAAGCAATCTTCTTCATGATTATGTATTTCACAATCACATTTATTTTCATTATCTATTTTTTTTATATGATTTAAGCATTCATCACCATAATGATGTCCTATAGGATCATGATTTAGTATCCTTAAATTAGATTTATCATAATGTTCTGTATAATCATGACAACACCCACAATGTTCACATAGACTAATATATTCATAAAATTTTTCTGTATTGTCTATATTATCTATCAGATTATATTTTTTATTTATAAAATTTATTATCGACTTTGCTATGGGATGATTAGAATTTTCCTCAGCTTTATATATATATTCATATACTTCTTTTATATCTAGGTCTATGTTCCCTAAATCTTCAAATATAGAATTCACTTTAAATTTACCTTCTGTAATTGTCCCAGTTTTATCTAAAAAAACACTATCAACTTTATCAATATTATCAAATATATCTGCACCTTTTATTAATATCCCCTCTTTTGCCGCTCTTCCTATACCTGAAAAAAAAGTTAATGGTATTGAAAGTACTAAAGCACATGGGCAAGATATTACTAATAACACTATTCCACTGTATAATGAATCCATTATAGTAATGTTTCTAAAAAATAGTGGTGGTATAAATATAATAAAAATAGCTAAAGTAAATATAATTGGTGTATAATATCTTGAAAATTTTGTTACAAATTTTTCCATTTTTGATTTATGATGGCCTGAATTTTCTATCATTTCAATTATTTTATATATACTACTTTCATCATAAGTTCTATTAACTTCTATAGCTAAAGAATTAAATAAATTTATCATACCTGCAAATACTTCATCACCTTTTTCAAAATACCTTGGTAGTGACTCCCCAGTAATCATAGAAGTGTCAAGTTCTGAACTACCAACAAAAATTTTACCATCTAAAAGTATTTGTTCCCCTGGTTTAACATAAAAAATATCTCCAACATTAATATCTTCTACATCAATATCTAATATTTTATTATTTTCCTTATTTAATAAATGAACTTTTTTTTCTTTTATATCTATCAAACTTCTAATACCTTTTCTAGACTTTAATACCGAATATTCTTGAAAATATTCTCCTATAGTGTAAAAAAGCATAACACCTGTAGCTTCTTCATATTCTCTTATAAAAATTGCAAGTAATGAAGCAACAGTCATAAGTACCTTTTCATTGAAAAAATCTCCATTCATTATTGATTTAACAGCATCCTTTATTATTGGATAAGCGACTAAAGCATAAGAAAATAAGTAAAATGGGATAAAATATATATATAAATCTGTATCATATTTTAAATATCTATAAAAAAATTTATCTACAATAAGTGCTAAAACAAATAATGCTAAAGAAACAAACATTAATAATTTTTGATCTTTAAAATTATCCAGTTCTTCTTTAAATTCCAAATCCGATTTTTTTTCTTCTTTAACTTCAAACGAACTTTCTATTTTTTTTCCATAATTTACTAAGTTTTTTATATTATCTATATCTTCATTAATAAAATTAACAAATAGAGTCTTAGTTGAAAAGTTAATATTTAATTCTTTTACGCTTTCATGTTTTTTTAAATGTTCTTCAAGTTTTGCAGCACAAGCAGCACAATCTATACCACATATCAAATATTTCATACTTTCACCTCATAAATTATTATATCATACTAAAAAAATATAGTCTATATTTTTTTAATACTGAATTATATTTTTAATGAAAAAGTGCTTTTTTTAATAGTTTTATGTGTGTTAATACTGAAAACGAGAAAGGTGACCCTTTCTCGCTTTATATTCCTATAAATACTTCTACAATTCTCTAATTTTTTCTAAGATACCTTTCTTCTTGATTTTGAGCAATAAAAAAAGGTGATTCGGGATTTTAAAAAAAATCCTTGAATCACCTCTTTCTTTTCTGTATAATTAAGTTACCACACCAAATTACAGAAAGTATTGATAAATATGACTTCTAAAATCAAATTTATCTTCACCAATACTATTTTAACAAATTCTTTAAATTCTATCAAGACATATTTTAATAATCA encodes:
- a CDS encoding ATP-binding protein; the protein is MVNLSCNAIIPDGPLKPVEEIEESIRTTFRKDIYIKFLGAILEYGLISNGDKIAIAVSGGKDSLLLVKLFQELKKDKRFNFEFKAISLNPGFREEDLEHFKFNLKELNIDCEIIDTNIWKIANEMANEYPCFLCAKMRRGILYKNIEKMGYNKLALGHHFDDVIETTLINLFYGGTLKTMLPKMPSTSGNLTLIRPMVNVQEEDIIKFTKKNGIRAMNCGCVIEAGKTSSKRKEIKDMLENLEKNNPGLKQKVFKSMENINLDYVYGYKTKTEKFHIRENNKK
- a CDS encoding heavy metal translocating P-type ATPase, translated to MKYLICGIDCAACAAKLEEHLKKHESVKELNINFSTKTLFVNFINEDIDNIKNLVNYGKKIESSFEVKEEKKSDLEFKEELDNFKDQKLLMFVSLALFVLALIVDKFFYRYLKYDTDLYIYFIPFYLFSYALVAYPIIKDAVKSIMNGDFFNEKVLMTVASLLAIFIREYEEATGVMLFYTIGEYFQEYSVLKSRKGIRSLIDIKEKKVHLLNKENNKILDIDVEDINVGDIFYVKPGEQILLDGKIFVGSSELDTSMITGESLPRYFEKGDEVFAGMINLFNSLAIEVNRTYDESSIYKIIEMIENSGHHKSKMEKFVTKFSRYYTPIIFTLAIFIIFIPPLFFRNITIMDSLYSGIVLLVISCPCALVLSIPLTFFSGIGRAAKEGILIKGADIFDNIDKVDSVFLDKTGTITEGKFKVNSIFEDLGNIDLDIKEVYEYIYKAEENSNHPIAKSIINFINKKYNLIDNIDNTEKFYEYISLCEHCGCCHDYTEHYDKSNLRILNHDPIGHHYGDECLNHIKKIDNENKCDCEIHNHEEDCLRNVFAKNKVIIESKDMPGLGIEVLFEDRKIVIGKKQLLERNNIIIPNTYFLDEKNSTLVYVAIDNIFVALFVIKDRIKEDTKEAINLLRENGIRDIVMLTGDNENSAKEVSDVLGLDRVYSNLLPEDKLDILIKEKENKKILFVGDGINDAPVIAASDVGVAMGNIGQDITINTADIVLNTDSLIKISTLKSISNKMKMIVLQNLIFIILIKLIVIFFGIFNFMSMWVAVFADVGVTIIAVLNAMRMRYIKL